The following coding sequences are from one Candidatus Borkfalkia ceftriaxoniphila window:
- a CDS encoding NUDIX domain-containing protein, whose product MHCPKCGNKLVLKFCENEGLVPYCEVCEKFKFPPFSTAVSMVVVNKTQDKILIAKHTKNNDFLLFAGYIKKGESAEKTLVREIKEETGLNAVKYKYMSSKYHEPRNVLMLNFIVVVSDGEIVFNEDEISEIKWCGFDEALQTVSRDSTAEFFLQNAIAELKKNKI is encoded by the coding sequence ATGCATTGTCCGAAATGCGGCAATAAATTAGTATTGAAATTTTGCGAAAACGAAGGTCTTGTCCCCTACTGCGAAGTGTGCGAAAAATTCAAGTTTCCGCCTTTTTCCACAGCGGTCAGTATGGTCGTCGTCAACAAGACGCAGGATAAAATCTTAATCGCAAAACATACGAAAAACAACGATTTTCTGTTGTTCGCGGGCTATATAAAAAAGGGCGAATCGGCAGAAAAGACGCTCGTGCGCGAGATCAAAGAAGAGACGGGACTCAACGCCGTCAAATATAAGTACATGAGTTCCAAATATCACGAACCGAGAAACGTTCTGATGCTCAACTTCATCGTCGTCGTCAGCGACGGCGAGATCGTCTTCAACGAGGACGAGATCAGCGAGATCAAATGGTGCGGATTCGACGAAGCGCTTCAAACGGTCAGCCGCGATTCCACGGCGGAATTTTTTCTGCAAAACGCAATTGCGGAACTCAAAAAGAACAAAATTTAA
- the rplI gene encoding 50S ribosomal protein L9: MKVILKQDVKGTGKKGAILEVSDGYAKNFLLKKGLAEQASSVAVNSLKLQKEAEERKRAEEIREIKELAAKIDKTEVTLSIKCGENGKVFGSVTSKEIASKLEDLGFAVDKKKIQLKDAIKNVGIYPVEIRMMEGVIAKIAVKVIPEEK; this comes from the coding sequence ATGAAAGTAATTTTAAAACAGGACGTAAAAGGCACGGGTAAAAAGGGCGCGATCCTCGAAGTCAGCGACGGCTATGCCAAAAACTTCCTCCTGAAAAAAGGATTGGCGGAACAGGCGTCCTCCGTGGCGGTCAACAGCCTGAAACTGCAAAAAGAGGCGGAAGAACGCAAAAGAGCGGAAGAGATCCGCGAGATCAAAGAACTTGCCGCAAAGATCGACAAGACGGAAGTGACGCTTTCCATCAAGTGCGGCGAAAACGGCAAAGTATTCGGCAGCGTGACTTCCAAAGAGATCGCTTCCAAATTGGAAGATCTGGGATTTGCCGTCGATAAAAAGAAGATCCAGTTAAAGGACGCGATCAAAAACGTGGGCATATATCCCGTAGAGATCCGCATGATGGAAGGCGTGATCGCCAAAATCGCGGTCAAAGTGATACCCGAAGAAAAATGA
- a CDS encoding recombinase family protein, producing the protein MKSAVIYARYSSASQTEQSIEGQLDVCKKYAQDNDLQIVDTYIDRAMTGKNDQRAAFQKLLSDSEKPVTWEIVLVYAIDRFGRNSIEIAVNKQRLKKNRKTLISATQRTSENIDGTKNLDGILLENMYIGLAEYYSEELSQKILRGLNESRKKGFYCGGGVPYGYKVVARKIVDDAEKADIVRYIFSQYALGVYVPTIIKALTERGVYHNGKPFAPNTVYHILKNEKYLGIYRNKGEEYDNIYPQIVPIEIFDKVRAKVQKNKYGKRSVQVTYLLRHKLKCGYCGHPISAESGTSSNGEVIHYYKCHGRKKYRNGCEKTALRKEFLENFVLETILRELSKPDTMNKVVDGLMQIQEMQNKESPILKTLLSEKRQTETALNNLMSAIEQGIISATTNKRLHELENKLTELERNILIEQSKTKITLSEDKIRKYYEQALLKEPQMLINLLIKQIVLYNDKMIVYYNSPIQTSPDGNSQGFSFYDEIAFMPYIIQNKPNPAMRAIRVIMTV; encoded by the coding sequence ATGAAATCAGCAGTTATCTATGCACGCTATTCCAGCGCAAGCCAGACCGAGCAGTCTATCGAAGGGCAATTAGACGTTTGCAAAAAGTATGCACAAGACAACGATTTACAAATCGTCGATACCTATATCGACCGCGCCATGACAGGCAAGAACGACCAACGCGCCGCATTTCAAAAGTTATTGTCCGACAGCGAAAAGCCCGTAACGTGGGAAATCGTGCTTGTATATGCAATCGACCGTTTCGGCAGAAATTCCATTGAGATAGCCGTCAATAAACAACGCTTGAAAAAGAACCGTAAAACGCTTATTTCCGCTACGCAACGCACCTCGGAAAATATAGACGGCACCAAGAACCTTGACGGCATTTTACTTGAAAATATGTATATCGGGCTTGCCGAATATTATTCCGAAGAACTCTCCCAAAAGATATTGCGCGGGTTGAACGAGAGCCGTAAGAAAGGCTTTTACTGCGGCGGGGGCGTGCCTTACGGGTACAAAGTGGTTGCCCGCAAAATCGTTGATGATGCCGAAAAAGCCGATATTGTCCGTTACATATTTTCGCAATATGCCCTCGGCGTGTATGTGCCTACGATTATCAAAGCCTTGACGGAGCGCGGCGTTTACCATAACGGAAAACCGTTTGCGCCCAATACCGTGTACCATATACTGAAAAATGAAAAGTATCTCGGCATTTACCGCAATAAAGGCGAAGAATACGACAATATCTATCCGCAAATCGTACCGATTGAAATTTTCGATAAAGTACGGGCAAAAGTACAAAAGAACAAGTACGGCAAAAGGAGCGTACAGGTAACATACCTATTGCGCCATAAACTGAAATGCGGATATTGCGGACACCCGATAAGCGCGGAAAGCGGTACTTCCTCAAACGGTGAAGTGATACACTACTACAAATGCCACGGCAGAAAAAAGTATCGCAACGGTTGTGAAAAAACGGCATTACGCAAAGAGTTTTTGGAAAACTTTGTACTTGAAACTATCCTGCGCGAACTCTCCAAGCCCGATACAATGAACAAGGTCGTTGACGGGCTTATGCAGATACAGGAAATGCAGAACAAAGAAAGCCCGATACTCAAAACATTGCTTTCGGAAAAGCGTCAGACGGAAACGGCATTGAACAACTTGATGTCCGCTATCGAACAGGGTATTATCTCCGCTACGACAAATAAGCGTTTGCACGAACTCGAAAACAAACTTACGGAACTCGAAAGAAATATATTGATAGAACAGAGCAAAACAAAGATAACCCTATCCGAAGATAAGATACGGAAATATTACGAACAGGCTTTACTGAAAGAGCCGCAAATGCTGATAAACCTGCTTATAAAGCAAATCGTATTGTATAACGACAAAATGATAGTTTACTACAATAGCCCCATACAAACAAGCCCCGACGGAAACAGTCAGGGCTTTTCTTTTTACGATGAAATTGCTTTCATGCCGTATATCATACAGAATAAACCTAATCCCGCCATGCGCGCGATACGAGTGATCATGACCGTATAA
- a CDS encoding calcium-translocating P-type ATPase, PMCA-type, with translation MRDYHLMGTQACLNELKTSGQGLSEEEASKRLKEHGANTLKKQKKGGALRLFFAQFKDIMTILLICAAAISAGISFITRDRGELVDTGILLFIILLNTFVGFIQQYRADTAIEKLKSLSICEVKTLRGGRTQMVGSEDIVPGDIVYLEEGNMVPADCRILECDALKCDESALTGESQGVKKNADILSDKKTSLGDRKNMLFSSTFVVGGQAKALVVGTGQNTEIGKIADLIDNAEAVMTPLEKILSVLGKIITAFVVSVAAVIFIFGLFFKDGGILGNFMAAVAVAVAAIPEGMPAVVTVIMALGVQKMSRERAVVRKLHAVETLGGCNYICSDKTGTLTENKMTVEEIWTDFTASETADKNKPVHRTLLACMAVCNSVKADGDKLLGDPTETALVNFAKKWDHTAEGYRHLGTIPFNSERKMMSVAAEKEYPLCYVKGGADIVLKKCTRILTSSGVRALTLSDRRAISDAVQNMAKRALRVLGFACREYEKEIFEEDLIFVGLCGMIDPPKQGVAQAVRECRRAGITTVMITGDHPDTAFAIAKRLTIAQNESEVITGAEIDAMAESAFFESIAQYKVFARVSPKHKTMIVRALQKKDNVVAMTGDGINDAPSIRTADIGIAMGVSGTDVTKSASDMVITDDNFTTIVTAVREGRRVFSNIKKTIQFFLATNLAEVLCILAVTLVLYRFDFLTSTQLLWINLITDSLPVLALGAEGADRDVMERPPRRASEIFAAPSVVSMLFFGAVQALIVILAFIYCVNAYGNAVAVTVTFFVLSFLELFHSFNIRSDVESTFGKGFFSNKMMFLTVFIGIAVNMILCFVPVFRAAFGIVQLTAIQWLFVFAASLAIIPVGELYKFVVRRLRPAQPAERLRKTQRVTSL, from the coding sequence ATGCGCGATTATCATCTTATGGGCACGCAGGCTTGTCTGAATGAATTAAAGACAAGCGGCCAGGGACTTTCGGAAGAGGAGGCGTCAAAGCGCCTCAAAGAACACGGCGCCAACACGCTGAAAAAACAAAAGAAGGGGGGCGCCCTGCGCCTGTTTTTTGCGCAGTTCAAGGATATCATGACGATCCTTCTCATCTGCGCTGCCGCCATTTCCGCAGGTATCTCCTTTATCACGAGAGACAGGGGCGAATTGGTGGATACGGGTATCCTTCTTTTTATCATTCTTTTAAACACCTTTGTCGGCTTTATCCAGCAGTACCGCGCGGATACCGCCATCGAAAAACTGAAAAGCCTTTCTATATGCGAAGTGAAGACGCTCCGCGGCGGCCGCACGCAGATGGTCGGCAGCGAGGACATCGTACCCGGCGATATCGTCTATCTGGAAGAGGGGAACATGGTTCCCGCCGATTGCAGGATCTTGGAATGCGATGCGCTCAAATGCGACGAGTCCGCCCTGACGGGCGAATCGCAGGGCGTGAAGAAAAACGCGGATATTCTGAGCGACAAAAAGACTTCTCTCGGCGATCGGAAGAATATGCTTTTTTCCTCTACGTTCGTGGTCGGGGGACAAGCGAAAGCGCTCGTCGTCGGCACGGGACAAAATACGGAGATCGGCAAGATCGCGGATCTCATCGACAACGCGGAAGCGGTTATGACGCCGCTGGAAAAGATTTTGTCCGTACTCGGAAAGATCATCACCGCATTCGTCGTTTCGGTGGCGGCTGTCATCTTTATATTCGGACTGTTCTTTAAAGACGGCGGGATCCTCGGCAACTTTATGGCGGCGGTCGCCGTGGCCGTCGCAGCCATACCCGAAGGCATGCCCGCGGTCGTCACCGTGATCATGGCGCTCGGCGTACAGAAAATGAGCCGCGAGCGCGCGGTCGTTCGAAAACTGCACGCGGTGGAAACGCTGGGCGGCTGCAACTATATCTGTTCGGATAAGACGGGCACGCTCACAGAAAACAAGATGACGGTCGAGGAGATCTGGACGGATTTCACGGCTTCGGAAACCGCGGATAAGAACAAGCCCGTGCACCGGACGCTGCTCGCCTGCATGGCGGTCTGCAACAGCGTGAAAGCGGACGGCGACAAACTTCTGGGCGATCCCACGGAAACCGCGCTCGTGAATTTCGCGAAAAAATGGGATCATACCGCCGAGGGCTATCGGCACCTCGGCACCATTCCGTTTAATTCCGAACGGAAAATGATGAGCGTGGCGGCGGAAAAAGAATACCCGCTATGCTACGTAAAGGGCGGGGCGGACATCGTCCTGAAAAAATGCACGAGGATATTGACCTCGTCGGGCGTGCGTGCGCTGACGCTTTCCGACAGGCGCGCCATTTCCGACGCGGTGCAGAATATGGCAAAGCGCGCGCTGCGCGTATTGGGGTTTGCCTGCCGCGAATACGAAAAAGAAATTTTCGAAGAAGATCTGATCTTCGTGGGGCTTTGCGGCATGATAGACCCGCCCAAGCAGGGCGTGGCGCAGGCGGTGCGCGAATGCCGCCGCGCGGGCATCACGACCGTGATGATCACGGGAGATCATCCCGACACCGCTTTTGCCATCGCCAAACGGCTCACGATCGCCCAAAACGAGTCGGAGGTGATCACGGGCGCGGAGATCGACGCCATGGCGGAGAGCGCGTTTTTCGAGTCCATAGCGCAGTATAAAGTATTCGCGCGCGTCAGCCCCAAACACAAGACGATGATCGTGCGCGCTTTGCAGAAAAAGGACAACGTAGTGGCAATGACGGGCGACGGCATTAACGACGCGCCCAGTATCCGTACGGCGGATATCGGCATCGCGATGGGCGTTTCGGGCACGGACGTGACAAAGAGTGCTTCGGACATGGTCATTACCGACGATAATTTCACGACCATCGTCACGGCTGTGCGCGAGGGACGGCGCGTGTTTTCCAACATCAAAAAGACCATTCAGTTCTTTTTGGCGACCAATCTGGCGGAAGTTTTATGTATTCTCGCCGTAACGCTCGTGCTGTATAGATTCGATTTTCTCACGTCCACGCAACTTTTGTGGATCAACCTGATCACGGACAGCCTGCCCGTTCTCGCCCTCGGCGCGGAAGGCGCGGACCGCGACGTGATGGAACGCCCGCCCAGACGCGCGTCGGAGATATTTGCCGCGCCCTCCGTCGTTTCCATGCTCTTTTTCGGCGCGGTGCAGGCGCTCATCGTCATTCTCGCTTTCATCTACTGCGTCAATGCATACGGCAACGCCGTGGCTGTGACCGTGACTTTCTTCGTCCTGTCCTTTTTGGAACTGTTCCATTCCTTCAATATCCGTTCGGACGTCGAATCGACTTTCGGGAAAGGATTTTTCTCCAACAAAATGATGTTTCTGACCGTATTTATCGGCATCGCCGTGAATATGATCCTGTGTTTCGTGCCCGTATTCCGCGCTGCGTTCGGCATCGTGCAACTGACGGCGATACAGTGGCTTTTCGTGTTCGCCGCATCGCTCGCTATCATACCTGTCGGCGAACTTTACAAATTCGTCGTGCGCCGCCTGCGCCCCGCGCAGCCCGCCGAAAGACTGCGCAAAACACAGCGCGTTACATCGCTGTAA
- a CDS encoding DUF1540 domain-containing protein yields MDRCNHSIGCEVTECMFNCEGRNCSLDKITVGNTCDCEADKCTCCENFKRK; encoded by the coding sequence ATGGATAGATGTAATCATTCCATCGGCTGCGAAGTGACCGAATGCATGTTTAACTGCGAAGGCAGAAACTGCTCTTTGGATAAGATCACCGTGGGAAACACCTGCGATTGCGAAGCCGACAAATGCACTTGCTGCGAAAATTTTAAGAGAAAATAA
- a CDS encoding DUF4085 family protein, giving the protein MNEQGITEEERKLRKCIYRYYAKTCEKRIAAGAPFVFDENHAARKFEEGLRQKIELLQHMPPTILDKVADIGVFAFGYVSEEVKRLLKPYCGELKRQCKGVLKQAERETEKAEKYLTKRLGVSEYTELFLTDIIFENEDIYLLFDNGEKLLIKNGEILEREEEKLFAWNADIPNSGWSMVIAAELYRTDKKFEIHFLMENRNEYERYTVWYLTFRGTDIQEIITPNNEFRFK; this is encoded by the coding sequence ATGAACGAGCAAGGGATAACCGAAGAGGAACGAAAACTCAGAAAATGTATATACAGGTATTATGCAAAAACTTGCGAAAAGCGGATAGCGGCAGGCGCGCCGTTTGTGTTCGATGAAAACCATGCCGCCCGTAAATTCGAAGAAGGCTTGCGGCAAAAGATAGAATTATTGCAGCATATGCCGCCGACGATATTGGATAAGGTTGCAGATATCGGTGTTTTTGCGTTCGGATATGTAAGCGAGGAAGTAAAAAGATTATTAAAACCCTATTGCGGAGAATTGAAACGGCAATGTAAAGGTGTACTGAAACAAGCAGAACGCGAAACGGAAAAAGCGGAAAAATATCTGACAAAAAGGCTCGGGGTAAGCGAATACACGGAATTGTTTTTAACAGATATCATTTTTGAAAACGAAGATATCTATTTACTGTTTGACAACGGCGAAAAATTGCTTATCAAAAACGGAGAAATACTCGAAAGGGAGGAAGAAAAACTGTTTGCATGGAACGCGGATATCCCCAACAGCGGTTGGAGCATGGTGATTGCCGCCGAGTTGTACCGCACAGACAAAAAATTTGAAATACATTTTTTAATGGAAAACAGAAACGAATATGAACGTTATACAGTATGGTACTTGACATTCCGAGGAACGGATATACAGGAAATCATAACCCCAAATAATGAATTTCGGTTCAAATAA
- a CDS encoding helix-turn-helix domain-containing protein, translating into MKFEDFSINLAKERMAANLSAYELSLRIGRDASYIHKVENGKINISLKMILKICEVLEIEPVELFKPPSSN; encoded by the coding sequence ATGAAATTCGAAGATTTTAGCATAAATTTAGCAAAAGAAAGAATGGCTGCAAATTTATCCGCTTATGAATTAAGTTTAAGAATTGGTAGAGATGCAAGTTATATTCATAAAGTAGAAAACGGTAAAATTAATATAAGTTTGAAAATGATATTGAAGATTTGTGAGGTTTTAGAAATTGAACCCGTTGAACTATTTAAGCCCCCAAGTAGCAATTAA
- the nifJ gene encoding pyruvate:ferredoxin (flavodoxin) oxidoreductase, with amino-acid sequence MKKMTIDGNTAASHVAYAFSEVAAIYPITPSSPMAEVADEWATAGRVNMFGQKLKLAEMQSEGGAAGAVHGSLCAGALTTTYTASQGLLLMIPNMYKIAGELMPTVFHVSARAIAAHSLNIFGDHQDVMACRQTGFAMLASGSVQEVMDLALVAHLSTLKAKVPFLHFFDGFRTSHEVSKIDVIDYDEMKPLVDMKDIEDFKNRALNPEHPIQKGTAQNGDTYFQNRETANEYYNATPAIVQEMMDKVSALTGRSYHLFDYCGAPDAENVVVIMGSGADAMEETVNKMNAEGHKVGMIKVRLYRPFVTDAFVAAIPATCKRIAVLDRTKEPGSIGEPLYLDVCSALFEKGLKKIKVVGGRYGLGSKEFNPSMCYAVYKNLEKRRPKNHFTVGIYDDLTKTSLDFSEKYDAAPEGAISCKFYGLGSDGTVGANKDSIKIIGDHTDMYAQAYFFYDSKKSGGITVSHLRFGKTPIQSSYLIDSADFVACHNPSYITRYDMLSDAKEGGKFLLNSSWNTVEELEKNLPARVKQQIAKKHLKFYNIDAIKIAQDIGLNGKTSTIMQSAFFYINQAIMPYEQAADYMKKAVYKKFSRKGDAVVNMNYNAIDSAISGLVEIQVPESWQTAKTGAPMVKIANNEYFKNVVHPILALEGDKLPTSAFNADGSVPTGTTKYEKRGVAVKVPKWIPENCIQCNQCSFVCPHACIRPVVIAEGTEKPDSFVTKPTTGLAGTQYRIQVSPLDCMGCGVCANVCPAKNKALEMVPLAKLVKAESKNWDYSQSVEQADTAAFKRSTVKGSQFNQPLFEFSGACAGCGETPYVKVVTQMFGDRMIIANATGCSSIYGGSSPTCPYTVNKDGHGPAWANSLFEDNAEFGFGMNLAYKARREKLETEVKALAENGWKEYAEGKAACEEWLANMNDAEGSKAAAEKLVKALESCKDCGCECDALCKEIYKAKDCLVKKSIWIFGGDGWAYDIGYGGLDHVLASGENVNVLVLDTEVYSNTGGQASKSTPTGSVAKFASAGKRVKKKDLGMMAMSYGYVYVAQVSMGSNKQQFLNAIVEAEKYDGPSLIIAYAPCINHGINMSKSQDEEKRAVDCGYWQLYRFNPELADEGKNPFTLDSKDPTADYQEFILGETRYSSLKKTQPDLADKLFAETEKESKERLESYKKLAGRE; translated from the coding sequence ATGAAAAAGATGACGATCGACGGCAATACCGCCGCCAGCCACGTCGCCTACGCATTCTCGGAGGTTGCGGCCATTTACCCCATTACCCCTTCTTCCCCCATGGCGGAAGTGGCGGACGAATGGGCGACTGCCGGACGCGTGAACATGTTCGGCCAGAAACTCAAACTTGCCGAAATGCAGTCCGAAGGCGGCGCCGCGGGCGCCGTGCACGGTTCGCTCTGCGCGGGCGCGCTCACCACGACGTATACCGCCAGCCAGGGTCTTCTTCTGATGATCCCCAATATGTATAAGATCGCGGGCGAACTCATGCCCACCGTGTTTCACGTCAGCGCGCGCGCGATCGCGGCGCACTCCCTGAACATTTTCGGCGATCATCAGGACGTGATGGCGTGCCGTCAGACGGGTTTTGCCATGCTCGCCTCCGGTTCCGTGCAGGAAGTTATGGATCTCGCGCTCGTGGCGCATCTGTCCACGCTCAAAGCGAAAGTCCCTTTCCTGCACTTCTTCGACGGATTCCGCACCTCTCACGAAGTTTCCAAGATCGACGTGATCGACTACGACGAGATGAAACCCCTCGTGGATATGAAGGACATCGAGGATTTCAAAAACCGCGCGCTCAACCCCGAACACCCCATCCAGAAAGGCACCGCGCAGAACGGCGATACGTATTTCCAGAACCGCGAGACCGCGAACGAATACTATAACGCCACCCCCGCCATCGTGCAGGAAATGATGGACAAGGTTTCCGCTCTCACGGGCAGAAGTTATCACCTGTTCGACTACTGCGGCGCTCCCGACGCGGAGAACGTGGTCGTCATCATGGGCTCGGGCGCGGACGCCATGGAAGAGACCGTGAACAAGATGAACGCCGAAGGACATAAAGTCGGCATGATCAAGGTACGCCTGTACCGTCCGTTCGTGACCGACGCTTTCGTCGCCGCCATTCCCGCCACCTGCAAGAGGATCGCGGTACTCGACCGCACCAAGGAACCCGGCTCGATCGGCGAGCCCCTCTATCTCGACGTGTGCTCCGCGCTCTTCGAAAAGGGCCTCAAAAAGATCAAAGTCGTCGGCGGACGCTACGGCCTCGGCTCCAAGGAGTTCAACCCCTCCATGTGCTACGCCGTATATAAAAATCTGGAAAAAAGACGTCCCAAAAACCACTTCACTGTGGGTATCTACGACGATCTTACGAAAACTTCCCTCGACTTCTCCGAAAAATACGACGCGGCTCCCGAAGGCGCCATTTCCTGCAAGTTCTACGGGCTCGGCTCGGACGGCACCGTGGGCGCGAACAAAGATTCCATCAAGATCATCGGCGACCACACCGATATGTACGCGCAGGCGTATTTCTTCTACGATTCCAAAAAGTCGGGCGGCATCACCGTTTCGCACCTGCGTTTCGGCAAGACGCCCATCCAGTCGTCTTACCTTATCGACAGCGCCGACTTCGTCGCCTGCCACAACCCCTCCTACATCACCCGCTACGATATGCTTTCCGACGCGAAAGAGGGCGGCAAGTTCCTTTTGAACTCTTCCTGGAATACCGTGGAAGAGTTGGAGAAGAACCTTCCCGCGCGCGTCAAACAGCAGATCGCGAAAAAGCACCTCAAATTCTACAACATCGACGCGATCAAGATCGCGCAGGATATCGGCCTGAACGGCAAGACCAGCACCATCATGCAGTCCGCGTTCTTCTATATCAACCAGGCAATCATGCCCTACGAGCAGGCCGCCGATTACATGAAGAAGGCCGTTTACAAGAAATTCTCCCGTAAGGGCGACGCCGTCGTCAACATGAACTACAACGCCATCGACAGCGCGATCTCGGGCCTCGTCGAAATTCAGGTACCCGAAAGTTGGCAGACTGCCAAGACGGGCGCTCCCATGGTCAAAATCGCCAATAACGAGTATTTCAAGAACGTGGTCCATCCCATTCTCGCGCTCGAAGGCGACAAACTGCCCACCTCCGCGTTCAACGCCGACGGTTCCGTTCCCACGGGCACCACGAAGTATGAAAAGCGCGGCGTAGCGGTCAAGGTCCCCAAGTGGATCCCCGAAAACTGCATCCAGTGCAACCAGTGCTCTTTCGTCTGCCCGCACGCATGCATCCGCCCCGTCGTCATTGCGGAAGGCACGGAAAAACCCGATTCTTTCGTGACCAAGCCCACCACGGGACTTGCCGGCACGCAGTACAGGATCCAGGTTTCCCCGCTCGACTGTATGGGTTGCGGCGTGTGTGCGAACGTGTGCCCCGCCAAGAATAAGGCGCTGGAAATGGTTCCCCTTGCGAAACTCGTGAAAGCCGAGAGCAAGAACTGGGATTATTCCCAGAGCGTAGAGCAGGCCGACACCGCGGCGTTCAAGCGCAGCACGGTGAAGGGAAGCCAGTTCAACCAGCCTCTGTTCGAGTTCTCGGGCGCGTGCGCGGGCTGCGGCGAAACGCCTTACGTCAAAGTCGTCACCCAGATGTTCGGCGACCGCATGATCATTGCCAACGCCACGGGCTGCTCCTCCATCTACGGCGGTTCCTCCCCTACGTGCCCCTACACCGTGAACAAGGACGGCCACGGCCCCGCATGGGCGAACAGCCTGTTCGAGGACAACGCGGAATTCGGCTTCGGCATGAATCTTGCGTATAAAGCAAGGCGCGAAAAACTGGAAACGGAAGTCAAAGCGCTTGCCGAAAACGGCTGGAAAGAGTACGCGGAAGGAAAGGCGGCCTGCGAAGAATGGCTCGCGAACATGAACGACGCGGAAGGCAGCAAAGCGGCGGCGGAAAAACTGGTCAAAGCGCTGGAAAGTTGCAAGGACTGCGGCTGCGAATGCGACGCGCTCTGCAAGGAGATCTATAAGGCCAAAGACTGCCTCGTCAAGAAATCCATCTGGATCTTCGGCGGCGACGGCTGGGCTTACGACATCGGTTACGGCGGCCTCGACCACGTGCTCGCCTCGGGCGAAAACGTGAACGTGCTCGTCCTCGATACCGAAGTGTATTCGAATACGGGCGGCCAGGCTTCCAAATCCACCCCTACGGGTTCGGTCGCGAAGTTCGCGTCCGCGGGCAAGCGCGTCAAGAAAAAGGATCTCGGAATGATGGCGATGAGTTACGGCTACGTATACGTGGCGCAGGTATCCATGGGCTCCAACAAACAGCAGTTCCTCAACGCGATCGTCGAGGCTGAAAAGTACGACGGGCCTTCGCTGATCATCGCTTACGCGCCCTGCATCAACCACGGCATCAACATGAGCAAGAGCCAGGACGAAGAAAAGCGCGCGGTGGACTGCGGCTACTGGCAGTTGTACCGTTTCAATCCCGAACTTGCGGACGAGGGCAAGAACCCCTTCACGCTCGACAGCAAGGATCCCACCGCCGATTATCAGGAATTCATCCTCGGCGAGACCAGATACTCCTCGCTTAAAAAGACGCAGCCGGATCTTGCCGACAAACTGTTTGCGGAAACGGAAAAAGAGAGCAAAGAACGTCTGGAAAGTTACAAAAAATTGGCAGGCAGGGAATAA
- a CDS encoding aminoglycoside 6-adenylyltransferase, which produces MRTEREMFALLRGFALSDERIRAMWLNGSRANPDADKDVFMDYDVVCAVTDLAPFVDATDFLQRFGEIAVMQEPEGPPYRENKSRERYAYLMQFADVNRIDLGFVPMETVLAEYGKDSQTLLLLDKDGILPAIPPPSDRDYRVKRPTAQEFAACLGEFRWVAPYVAKGIRRGEPTYAQAQMNGCVRPELLKMLSWKAALASGFQISAGKCGKYLRRYLSQEEYALLLSTYSGAAAEEMWNALFAAFDLFMRSARSVAESLGFDDERQKSQAALDLIRKMKNL; this is translated from the coding sequence ATGAGGACCGAACGGGAAATGTTTGCGCTTTTGCGCGGTTTCGCCCTGTCGGACGAGCGCATCCGCGCCATGTGGCTCAACGGCTCACGCGCGAATCCCGACGCGGATAAGGACGTTTTCATGGATTACGACGTCGTATGCGCCGTGACCGACCTTGCGCCCTTTGTCGATGCAACCGACTTTTTGCAACGATTCGGCGAAATCGCCGTCATGCAGGAGCCCGAAGGCCCGCCCTACCGCGAAAACAAATCGCGGGAGCGCTACGCGTATCTCATGCAGTTTGCCGACGTCAACCGCATCGACCTGGGTTTCGTTCCGATGGAAACCGTGCTTGCCGAATACGGCAAAGATTCGCAGACGCTGCTTCTTTTGGATAAAGACGGCATCCTGCCCGCGATCCCGCCCCCTTCCGACAGAGATTACCGTGTAAAAAGACCGACGGCACAAGAATTTGCGGCGTGTCTGGGCGAATTCCGCTGGGTGGCGCCTTACGTCGCCAAGGGCATCCGACGCGGCGAGCCGACCTACGCGCAGGCGCAGATGAACGGCTGCGTGCGCCCCGAACTTTTGAAAATGCTCTCCTGGAAAGCCGCCCTTGCCTCCGGTTTTCAAATCAGCGCGGGAAAGTGCGGAAAATATCTTCGCCGTTATCTTTCGCAGGAGGAATACGCGTTGCTCCTTTCCACGTACAGCGGCGCGGCTGCCGAAGAAATGTGGAACGCCCTTTTCGCCGCGTTCGATCTGTTCATGCGGAGCGCGCGAAGCGTCGCCGAGTCGCTCGGGTTCGACGACGAACGGCAAAAGTCGCAGGCGGCGCTCGATTTGATACGTAAAATGAAAAATTTATAA